In the Streptomyces formicae genome, one interval contains:
- a CDS encoding bifunctional 4-hydroxy-2-oxoglutarate aldolase/2-dehydro-3-deoxy-phosphogluconate aldolase: MLDFPAALRARRLVAIVRGTDPDASFRTVMTLVESGVPLVEVSLSGADALAVLRRARAELGTDAWLGAGTVLTADDARRAADAGANLIVTPGLGAGVEEAGRLGLPVLGGVLTPTDVIAARTAGVTALKIFPASAMGGPGYLKALRAPFPDTPFVPVGGVDAAAAEAYLALGAVAVGVGSPLIGDAADGGDLGALRARAAEFVKVTEPVKAPEEAVRR; encoded by the coding sequence TCGACTTCCCCGCGGCTCTCCGGGCCCGGCGCCTCGTCGCCATCGTGCGCGGCACCGACCCGGACGCCTCCTTCCGTACGGTCATGACGCTCGTCGAGTCCGGAGTCCCGCTGGTCGAGGTCTCCCTCAGCGGCGCCGACGCCCTGGCCGTCCTGCGCAGGGCGCGGGCCGAACTGGGCACGGACGCCTGGCTCGGCGCGGGCACCGTCCTCACCGCGGACGACGCGCGCCGGGCGGCCGACGCGGGCGCCAACCTCATCGTCACGCCCGGTCTCGGCGCGGGCGTCGAGGAGGCGGGGCGCCTCGGCCTCCCGGTCCTCGGCGGCGTCCTGACGCCCACCGACGTCATCGCGGCCCGGACCGCGGGCGTGACGGCGCTGAAGATCTTCCCCGCGTCGGCGATGGGCGGCCCCGGCTACCTCAAGGCACTGCGCGCCCCCTTCCCCGACACCCCCTTCGTGCCGGTCGGCGGCGTGGACGCGGCGGCCGCCGAGGCGTACCTGGCACTCGGCGCGGTCGCGGTGGGCGTCGGCTCCCCACTGATCGGCGACGCGGCGGACGGCGGCGACCTGGGCGCGCTGCGCGCCCGGGCGGCGGAGTTCGTGAAGGTGACGGAGCCCGTCAAGGCTCCGGAGGAGGCGGTACGCCGATGA
- a CDS encoding sugar kinase, giving the protein MTAAPCDAGPDVLTLGETMVALRGSGPLKLGGAMNVSVAGAESNVAIGLARLGHTVRWAGAVGDDEAGELVLRTLRAEGVDVTAATRDPAAPTGLILFEPRLPEVTRVHYYRAGSAGSRLSPDDVPAAFAAPRPPRVLHLTGITPALGPSARDACRHALRLAREHGTEVCLDVNFRSRLWSREEAAAELREWIPYVDVLIASDDELPLCLPENGPTDAPEKSLVDGGVREVVVKLGADGATAHTADAALHAPAREVRAVDAVGAGDAFVAGYLSALLDSTDVPTRLDRAVTTGAFAVASHGDWEGAPTRAELDLLGSGPGTVVR; this is encoded by the coding sequence ATGACCGCGGCGCCCTGCGACGCGGGACCCGACGTCCTCACCCTCGGCGAGACCATGGTCGCGCTGCGCGGCAGCGGCCCGCTCAAGCTGGGCGGCGCCATGAACGTCTCCGTCGCGGGCGCCGAGAGCAATGTGGCCATCGGCCTGGCCCGCCTCGGCCACACCGTCCGCTGGGCGGGCGCGGTCGGCGACGACGAGGCGGGCGAGCTGGTCCTGCGCACGCTGCGCGCGGAGGGCGTCGACGTCACCGCCGCCACCCGTGACCCCGCCGCCCCGACCGGCCTGATCCTGTTCGAGCCGCGGCTGCCCGAGGTGACCCGGGTGCACTACTACCGCGCGGGCAGCGCGGGATCCCGTCTGTCGCCGGACGACGTGCCCGCCGCCTTCGCCGCGCCCCGGCCGCCGCGCGTGCTGCACCTGACCGGCATCACCCCGGCGCTCGGTCCCTCGGCTCGCGACGCCTGCCGCCACGCACTGCGGCTCGCGCGCGAGCACGGCACCGAGGTGTGCCTGGACGTCAACTTCCGCTCCCGGCTGTGGAGCCGGGAGGAGGCGGCGGCCGAACTGCGCGAGTGGATTCCGTACGTCGACGTCCTCATCGCCTCCGACGACGAGCTGCCGCTGTGCCTGCCGGAGAACGGCCCCACCGATGCCCCGGAGAAGTCCCTCGTCGACGGCGGCGTCCGGGAGGTCGTGGTCAAGCTCGGCGCGGACGGCGCGACGGCTCACACGGCCGACGCCGCACTCCACGCCCCGGCCCGCGAGGTGCGGGCCGTGGACGCGGTGGGCGCGGGCGACGCGTTCGTGGCCGGTTACCTCTCGGCGCTGCTCGACAGCACGGACGTACCGACCCGCCTGGACCGCGCGGTCACCACGGGCGCGTTCGCGGTGGCGTCACACGGCGACTGGGAAGGGGCGCCCACGCGGGCGGAGTTGGACTTGCTGGGATCGGGCCCCGGCACGGTGGTCCGCTAG
- a CDS encoding FmdB family zinc ribbon protein, with product MPRYEFRCRSCGDTFELSRPMAESSAPAVCPVGHEDTVKLLSAVAVGGSSAPSAPSGGGGGGCCGGGCCG from the coding sequence ATGCCTCGTTACGAATTTCGATGCCGGTCCTGTGGGGACACGTTCGAGTTGAGTCGGCCCATGGCGGAGTCGTCCGCGCCCGCGGTGTGCCCTGTCGGGCATGAGGACACGGTGAAGCTTTTGTCTGCTGTTGCTGTCGGGGGGTCCTCGGCGCCGTCCGCCCCCTCCGGCGGGGGTGGGGGCGGTTGTTGTGGTGGGGGCTGCTGCGGCTGA
- a CDS encoding HAD family hydrolase codes for MKRIVASDLDRTLIYSAAALGLTMPDAEAPRLLCVEVYDSKPLSYVTETAAGLLDELGRSAVFVPTTTRTREQYGRIHLPGPAPEFAICANGGHILVDGVSDPDWQARVARRLADECASLDEVRAHLVRTADPAWLLKERVAEDLFAYLVVERSLLPDGWVKELAAWAEGRGWTVSLQGRKIYAVPKPLTKSAAVREVARRVGAEEVLAAGDSLLDADLLLAADRSWRPGHGELADTGFVAPGLTVLPERGVAAGEEILRAFLRAG; via the coding sequence GTGAAGCGGATCGTCGCGAGCGACCTCGATCGCACGCTCATCTACTCGGCCGCCGCGCTGGGTCTGACCATGCCCGACGCCGAAGCGCCGCGCCTGCTCTGCGTCGAGGTGTACGACAGCAAGCCCCTGTCGTACGTCACCGAGACGGCCGCCGGACTCCTCGACGAACTGGGGCGCTCGGCCGTCTTCGTGCCGACCACGACCCGCACCCGCGAGCAGTACGGACGCATCCATCTGCCGGGGCCCGCACCGGAGTTCGCGATCTGCGCCAACGGCGGGCATATCCTCGTCGACGGCGTGTCCGACCCGGACTGGCAGGCCCGGGTGGCCCGCCGTCTCGCCGACGAGTGCGCCTCGCTCGACGAGGTCCGCGCGCATCTGGTGCGCACCGCCGACCCGGCCTGGCTGCTCAAGGAGCGTGTCGCGGAGGACCTCTTCGCGTACCTCGTCGTCGAGCGCTCGCTCCTTCCCGACGGCTGGGTCAAGGAGCTCGCCGCCTGGGCGGAGGGGCGCGGCTGGACCGTCTCGTTGCAGGGCCGCAAGATCTACGCGGTGCCGAAGCCGCTCACCAAGAGCGCGGCGGTACGGGAGGTCGCCCGGCGGGTCGGCGCCGAGGAGGTCCTCGCGGCGGGGGACTCGCTGCTCGACGCGGATCTGCTGCTCGCGGCGGACCGGTCCTGGCGGCCGGGGCACGGTGAGCTGGCGGACACGGGGTTCGTGGCGCCGGGGCTCACGGTCCTGCCCGAGCGCGGGGTCGCGGCGGGGGAGGAGATCCTGCGGGCTTTCCTCCGGGCGGGCTAG
- a CDS encoding phosphoribosyltransferase, with the protein MTYVTEDAVWSGTWVAERLGVGLEGDEGLRGLLGLALRRNPKRAHLLVSNVLGKHVPQRPSVVHAAGHDLGVRVRELLGDVEARRAVVLGYAETATGLGHSVADGLGLAPYLHSTRRPVEGVERAGGFEESHSHATSHLLLPEDPGLLAGDGPLVLVDDEFSTGNTVLNTIRALHERFPRGRYVIVALVDMRSPDDRGRLADFAREIGARVDLIATASGTVRLPDGVLEKGQALVAEHESAAVPRPRGERAQVARVELDWPREIPDGGRHGFTPAHRAALAAALPGMAARVADALDGGARRVLVLGFEELMYAPLALGVELERRGGAEVRFSTTTRSPVLAVDDPGYAIRTRIAFPAHDDPADGPGTRYAYNVAGGGFDAIVAVVDSAADTPQLHAPDGLLAQLSAHTGQVLLAVIPSYVPSCAPSYDSSCAPERPTMLPEPLRGPTFSSYAPEDVGWLLQDLSDVTLEAPTEEREEAIQSGGAHYAESLPVEYQPSAQYQDLFRAALDTSAARIARAVGTVTETVLAERSPRPVLVSLARAGTPVGVLMRRWAAHRHGLDLPHYAVSIVRGRGIDANALRWLAAHHDPADVVFVDGWTGKGAITRELADAVREFEEGGGPAGFSPEIAVLADPGSCVRTYGTREDFLIPSACLNSTVSGLISRTVLRADLVGPDDFHGAKFYRELADTDVSGDFVDTVAARFGEVADAVDTQVKEVLAADRAPTWEGWAAVERISEELGIHDVNLVKPGVGETTRVLLRRVPWKILARAGAGADLDHVRLLAEQRGVPVEEVAELPYTCVGLIHPKYTRGATGADGRAVAAK; encoded by the coding sequence ATGACGTACGTGACTGAAGACGCGGTGTGGTCGGGTACCTGGGTCGCCGAGCGGCTCGGGGTCGGACTCGAGGGCGACGAGGGGCTTCGCGGCCTGCTTGGGCTCGCGCTGCGCCGCAACCCCAAGCGGGCGCACCTCCTGGTGTCGAACGTGCTGGGCAAGCACGTGCCGCAGCGCCCCTCCGTCGTCCACGCGGCCGGGCACGATCTCGGCGTCCGGGTGCGGGAACTGCTCGGCGACGTGGAGGCCCGGCGCGCCGTCGTCCTCGGCTACGCGGAGACGGCCACCGGCCTCGGCCACTCGGTCGCGGACGGCCTCGGCCTCGCGCCGTACCTGCACTCCACCCGGCGCCCGGTCGAAGGCGTCGAGCGCGCGGGCGGCTTCGAGGAGTCCCACTCGCACGCCACCTCGCACCTGCTGCTGCCGGAGGACCCCGGGCTGCTCGCAGGGGACGGGCCGCTGGTCCTGGTCGACGACGAGTTCTCCACCGGCAACACGGTCCTCAACACCATCCGCGCCCTGCACGAGCGCTTCCCGCGCGGCCGTTACGTCATCGTGGCCCTCGTCGACATGCGCTCGCCGGACGACCGGGGGCGCCTCGCGGACTTCGCCCGCGAGATCGGCGCGCGCGTCGACCTGATCGCGACGGCCTCCGGGACGGTCCGGCTGCCGGACGGCGTCCTGGAGAAGGGGCAGGCGCTGGTCGCCGAGCACGAGAGCGCCGCGGTGCCGCGGCCGCGCGGGGAGCGCGCCCAGGTCGCCCGCGTCGAGCTGGACTGGCCGCGGGAGATACCCGACGGCGGCCGGCACGGCTTCACCCCCGCGCACCGCGCCGCGCTCGCGGCGGCGCTGCCCGGCATGGCGGCCCGCGTCGCCGATGCCCTGGACGGCGGCGCGCGCCGCGTGCTCGTCCTCGGCTTCGAGGAGCTCATGTACGCGCCGCTCGCGCTCGGCGTGGAGCTGGAGCGGCGCGGCGGCGCCGAGGTGCGGTTCTCCACCACGACCCGCTCGCCGGTGCTCGCCGTGGACGACCCCGGCTACGCGATCCGCACGCGCATCGCCTTCCCCGCGCACGACGACCCGGCCGACGGGCCGGGCACCCGCTACGCCTACAACGTCGCGGGCGGCGGCTTCGACGCGATCGTCGCCGTCGTCGACTCGGCCGCGGACACCCCCCAACTGCACGCACCCGACGGCCTGTTGGCGCAGCTCTCCGCGCACACGGGGCAGGTCCTGCTGGCCGTCATCCCGTCGTACGTCCCGTCGTGCGCTCCCTCGTACGACTCGTCGTGCGCCCCCGAAAGGCCCACCATGCTCCCCGAGCCCCTCCGCGGTCCCACCTTCTCCTCGTACGCGCCCGAGGACGTCGGCTGGCTGCTCCAGGACCTCTCCGACGTGACGCTCGAAGCGCCCACGGAGGAGCGCGAGGAGGCGATACAGAGCGGCGGCGCGCACTACGCCGAGTCGCTGCCGGTCGAGTACCAGCCGAGCGCCCAGTACCAGGACCTCTTCCGCGCCGCGCTCGACACCTCGGCCGCGCGCATCGCCCGCGCCGTCGGCACCGTCACCGAGACCGTGCTCGCCGAACGGTCGCCGCGCCCCGTCCTGGTGTCGCTGGCCCGCGCGGGCACCCCCGTCGGCGTCCTGATGCGCCGCTGGGCCGCGCACCGGCACGGCCTCGACCTGCCCCACTACGCCGTCTCCATCGTGCGCGGCCGGGGCATCGACGCCAACGCGCTGCGCTGGCTCGCCGCCCACCACGACCCGGCCGACGTCGTCTTCGTCGACGGCTGGACGGGCAAGGGTGCCATCACCCGCGAACTGGCCGACGCCGTGCGGGAGTTCGAGGAAGGCGGCGGTCCCGCCGGGTTCAGCCCGGAGATCGCGGTGCTCGCCGACCCCGGTTCGTGCGTCCGCACCTACGGCACCCGCGAGGACTTCCTCATCCCCTCCGCCTGCCTCAACTCCACGGTGTCCGGGCTCATTTCGCGCACCGTGCTCCGCGCCGACCTGGTCGGGCCCGACGACTTCCACGGCGCGAAGTTCTACCGCGAACTCGCGGACACCGATGTGTCGGGCGACTTCGTCGACACCGTCGCGGCCCGCTTCGGGGAGGTCGCGGACGCGGTGGACACGCAGGTCAAGGAGGTCCTCGCCGCCGATCGCGCACCCACCTGGGAGGGCTGGGCCGCCGTCGAGCGGATCAGTGAGGAGCTGGGCATCCACGACGTGAACCTCGTCAAGCCCGGCGTCGGTGAGACGACCCGCGTGCTCCTGCGCCGCGTCCCCTGGAAGATCCTGGCCCGCGCGGGCGCGGGCGCCGACCTCGACCACGTGCGGCTACTCGCCGAGCAGCGCGGCGTGCCCGTCGAGGAGGTGGCCGAACTCCCGTACACCTGCGTCGGGTTGATCCACCCCAAGTACACGCGCGGCGCGACGGGCGCGGACGGCAGGGCGGTGGCGGCCAAGTGA
- a CDS encoding HpcH/HpaI aldolase/citrate lyase family protein, with translation MRHFGHIAPEVRQRLFHREPGAFSADSAPHLLAPALGGTLYSPATRPRLADDILKQAGRGVTSMVLCLEDSIDDADVAAAEENLVRQFSDLVERGVEPPLLFIRVRVAEQIPDLVNRLGPGIGLLSGFVLPKFTEERGVPFLEALTEAAGGTPEGRRLFAMPVLESPELLHLESRAETLAGIARTVDKYRDRVLALRLGVTDFCSAYGLRRPPDMTAYDVQIVASVIADVVNVLGRADGTGFTVTGPVWEYFRVQERMFKPQLRRSPFLEGRADELRQALIEHDMDGLLREIELDRANGLLGKTCIHPSHVLPVHALSVVSHEEFSDAEDILRPERGGGGVLRSSYTNKMNEVKPHRAWAERTLRRAEVFGVAREDVGFVELLAAGIPG, from the coding sequence ATGCGTCATTTCGGGCACATCGCCCCAGAGGTGCGACAGCGCCTCTTCCACCGGGAGCCGGGTGCCTTCAGCGCGGACTCCGCCCCACACCTGCTCGCGCCCGCCCTCGGCGGCACGCTCTACAGCCCCGCGACCCGCCCCCGCCTCGCCGACGACATCCTGAAACAGGCCGGGCGCGGAGTGACCTCCATGGTGCTGTGCCTGGAGGACTCCATCGACGACGCGGACGTCGCGGCCGCCGAGGAGAACCTGGTCCGGCAATTCTCCGACCTGGTGGAACGCGGCGTGGAGCCGCCGCTGCTCTTCATCAGGGTGCGGGTCGCCGAACAGATACCCGACCTGGTCAACAGGCTCGGCCCGGGCATCGGATTGTTGTCCGGATTCGTACTGCCCAAATTCACCGAAGAGCGGGGCGTGCCCTTCCTGGAGGCGCTCACCGAGGCGGCGGGCGGCACGCCGGAGGGCCGCAGGCTGTTCGCCATGCCCGTCCTGGAGTCGCCCGAGCTGCTGCACCTGGAGAGCCGCGCGGAGACGCTCGCCGGGATCGCCCGCACCGTCGACAAGTACCGCGACCGGGTGCTCGCCCTGCGCCTCGGCGTCACCGACTTCTGCTCGGCGTACGGCCTGCGCAGGCCGCCCGACATGACCGCCTACGACGTACAGATCGTGGCGTCCGTCATCGCGGACGTGGTGAACGTCCTGGGCAGGGCCGACGGCACGGGCTTCACGGTGACCGGGCCCGTGTGGGAGTACTTCCGGGTCCAGGAGCGGATGTTCAAGCCGCAGCTGCGCCGCAGCCCCTTCCTGGAGGGCCGCGCCGACGAACTGCGCCAGGCCCTCATCGAGCACGACATGGACGGGCTGCTCCGCGAGATCGAGCTCGACCGCGCCAACGGACTGCTCGGCAAGACCTGCATCCACCCCTCCCACGTCCTGCCCGTGCACGCGCTCTCGGTGGTCAGCCACGAGGAGTTCAGCGACGCCGAGGACATCCTGCGCCCGGAGCGGGGCGGGGGCGGCGTGCTGCGCTCCTCGTACACGAACAAGATGAACGAGGTGAAGCCGCACCGCGCCTGGGCCGAGCGGACCCTGCGGCGTGCCGAGGTCTTCGGCGTCGCCAGGGAGGACGTCGGCTTCGTGGAGCTGCTCGCGGCAGGGATACCCGGTTGA
- a CDS encoding TerD family protein, which translates to MTHAMLKGSNVPLEATAVRAVLRWTPGQGVPDVDASALLLGGEGRVRSDEDFVFYNQPRHPAGKVWRLGKKRVAEGLTDTIQTDLAGMDPAVSRVLLAASAEGVSFQHVPALRILLYDAAVTDAEPLAYFDITPQTGEETALICGELYRRGEGWKFRALGEGYSNGLEGLASDFGISVDDTDSAGSQPPPAAFPPPPASFPLPPQQPAHQPSIAQPAPQTAPQPAYGYPPAPPRHPAPQPAYGYPPAAPTQPTPVVAAAPVAQPSYGYPQPVAPMPDPNFRLPPQGPQFLPR; encoded by the coding sequence ATGACGCACGCCATGCTGAAGGGGTCGAACGTCCCGCTCGAAGCCACGGCGGTCCGCGCCGTGCTGCGCTGGACCCCGGGCCAGGGCGTCCCCGACGTCGACGCCTCCGCGCTGCTCCTCGGCGGCGAAGGACGGGTCCGCTCCGACGAGGACTTCGTCTTCTACAACCAGCCGCGTCACCCCGCGGGCAAGGTCTGGCGGCTCGGCAAGAAGCGGGTGGCCGAGGGGCTCACCGACACCATCCAGACGGATCTGGCGGGCATGGACCCGGCCGTGAGCCGGGTGCTCCTCGCCGCGTCCGCGGAGGGCGTCTCCTTCCAGCACGTACCGGCACTGCGCATCCTGCTGTACGACGCGGCAGTCACCGACGCCGAACCGCTGGCGTACTTCGACATCACGCCGCAGACCGGCGAGGAGACCGCGCTGATCTGCGGGGAGCTCTACCGGCGCGGCGAGGGCTGGAAGTTCCGGGCCCTCGGCGAGGGGTACTCCAACGGCCTCGAAGGTCTGGCGTCCGACTTCGGGATCTCGGTGGACGACACGGACTCCGCCGGGTCCCAGCCACCGCCCGCCGCGTTCCCCCCGCCGCCCGCCTCGTTCCCGCTGCCGCCGCAGCAGCCCGCGCACCAGCCGTCGATCGCGCAGCCCGCCCCGCAGACGGCCCCGCAGCCCGCGTACGGCTATCCGCCCGCGCCGCCCCGGCACCCGGCGCCCCAGCCCGCGTACGGCTACCCTCCGGCGGCTCCCACCCAGCCCACGCCGGTCGTCGCCGCCGCGCCGGTCGCGCAGCCGTCGTACGGCTATCCGCAGCCGGTCGCCCCGATGCCGGACCCGAACTTCCGGCTGCCTCCGCAGGGCCCGCAGTTCCTGCCCCGCTGA
- a CDS encoding TerD family protein, with protein MSFWDGLWRGRSMDYESGSAATNSIELTKRHPTVSLSKQGAASGNLRVNLSWQMRTSDLLGKQRGGGLLRHPFQMFRPEPVQAHTQSMVNVDLDLGCLYELTDGEKGVVQPLGHFFGSLNSPPYVKGSGDDRFGSGSGETLYVNLDHRESIKRLLVFVYIYDQTPAFDRTHAKVTLYPSNGPRIEIDLDERQPQARSCAVVSIENVKGELVVRREVKFVYGFQAELDRLYGWGLQWGRGYKSKVG; from the coding sequence ATGTCCTTCTGGGACGGTCTGTGGCGTGGGCGTTCGATGGACTACGAATCGGGCAGCGCCGCGACCAACTCCATCGAACTGACCAAACGACACCCGACGGTCTCGCTCAGCAAACAGGGCGCGGCCAGCGGCAACCTGCGCGTCAACCTCTCCTGGCAGATGCGCACCTCCGACCTCCTCGGCAAGCAGCGCGGCGGCGGTCTGCTGCGCCACCCCTTCCAGATGTTCCGGCCCGAGCCGGTCCAGGCGCACACGCAGAGCATGGTCAACGTCGACCTCGACCTCGGCTGCCTCTACGAGCTCACCGACGGCGAGAAGGGCGTGGTGCAGCCGCTGGGGCACTTCTTCGGGAGCCTCAACTCGCCGCCGTACGTGAAGGGCAGCGGCGACGACCGGTTCGGTTCGGGATCGGGCGAGACGCTCTACGTCAACCTCGACCACCGCGAGTCGATCAAGCGGCTGCTGGTCTTCGTGTACATCTACGACCAGACCCCCGCCTTCGACCGTACGCACGCCAAGGTCACGCTCTACCCCAGCAACGGCCCGCGGATCGAGATCGACCTGGACGAGCGCCAGCCGCAGGCCCGCTCGTGCGCCGTCGTCTCCATCGAGAACGTCAAGGGCGAGCTGGTGGTGCGCCGCGAGGTGAAGTTCGTCTACGGCTTCCAGGCGGAACTCGACCGGCTGTACGGCTGGGGCCTGCAGTGGGGCAGGGGCTACAAGTCGAAGGTGGGCTGA
- a CDS encoding DUF475 domain-containing protein has protein sequence MLLKTFGWSFAVTALGLVAAVFYGGWTGFGVVAILSILEISVSFDNAVVNAGILKKMNAFWQKIFLTIGVLIAVFGMRLVFPVAIVAISAKIGPIEAVRLALNDKDKYQQLVTDAHPSIAAFGGMFLLMIFLDFIFEDRDIKWLSWIERPLAKLGKVDMLSVCIALIALMVTAMTFATNAHQHGGAHVDKAQTVLIAGIAGLITYLIVGGLSGFFENKLEESEEREHEEEEEAKKSGKKVPAVVMAGKAAFFMFLYLEVLDASFSFDGVIGAFAITNDIVLMALGLGIGAMYVRSLTVYLVRQGTLDDYVYLEHGAHYAIGALAVILLVTIQYEIHEVITGSVGVLLIAWSFFSSVRRNRALAAAEGKSGAGEKPEVSSGV, from the coding sequence GTGCTTCTGAAAACCTTCGGCTGGTCGTTCGCGGTCACCGCGCTCGGCCTGGTGGCCGCGGTGTTCTACGGGGGGTGGACCGGGTTCGGCGTCGTGGCGATCCTGTCCATCCTCGAGATCTCGGTGTCCTTCGACAACGCGGTGGTCAACGCCGGGATCCTGAAGAAGATGAATGCCTTCTGGCAGAAGATCTTCCTCACCATCGGTGTGCTGATCGCCGTCTTCGGCATGCGGCTCGTGTTCCCCGTCGCGATCGTGGCCATCAGCGCAAAGATCGGCCCGATCGAAGCTGTGCGGCTCGCGCTCAACGACAAGGACAAGTACCAGCAGCTGGTGACCGACGCTCACCCGTCGATCGCCGCGTTCGGTGGCATGTTCCTGTTGATGATCTTCCTCGACTTCATTTTCGAGGACCGTGACATCAAATGGCTGAGCTGGATCGAGCGCCCGCTCGCCAAGCTCGGCAAGGTCGACATGCTGTCGGTCTGCATCGCGCTCATCGCGCTCATGGTCACCGCGATGACCTTCGCCACCAACGCCCACCAGCACGGCGGCGCGCACGTGGACAAGGCGCAGACGGTCCTCATCGCCGGTATCGCGGGTCTGATCACCTATCTCATCGTGGGCGGCCTCTCCGGCTTCTTCGAGAACAAGCTCGAGGAGAGCGAGGAGCGCGAGCACGAGGAGGAGGAAGAGGCCAAGAAGAGCGGCAAGAAGGTTCCTGCTGTCGTGATGGCGGGCAAGGCCGCGTTCTTCATGTTCCTCTACCTCGAGGTCCTGGACGCGTCGTTCTCCTTCGACGGCGTCATCGGCGCCTTCGCGATCACCAACGACATCGTCCTGATGGCCCTCGGCCTCGGCATCGGCGCCATGTACGTCCGTTCGCTCACGGTCTACCTGGTCCGCCAGGGCACCCTCGACGACTACGTCTACCTGGAGCACGGCGCGCACTACGCGATCGGCGCCCTCGCCGTGATCCTCCTGGTCACGATCCAGTACGAGATCCACGAGGTGATCACCGGATCCGTCGGTGTCCTCCTGATCGCCTGGTCCTTCTTCTCGTCCGTGCGCCGCAACCGCGCGCTGGCGGCGGCGGAGGGAAAATCGGGGGCGGGCGAGAAGCCTGAGGTCTCGTCCGGGGTCTGA
- a CDS encoding TerD family protein: MGVTLAKGGNVSLSKAAPNLTQVLVGLGWDARSTTGAPFDLDASALLCNAGKVLGDEWFVFYNNLKSPDGSVEHTGDNLTGEGEGDDESLLIDLSKVPANCDKIIFPVSIHDADNRGQTFGQVSNAFIRVANQADGQELARYDLSEDASTETAMIFGEVYRYGGEWKFRAVGQGYASGLRGIALDFGVNVS, translated from the coding sequence ATGGGCGTCACGCTCGCCAAGGGAGGCAATGTCTCCCTCTCCAAGGCCGCACCGAATCTCACCCAGGTCCTCGTAGGGCTCGGCTGGGACGCGCGTTCCACCACCGGCGCGCCCTTCGACCTCGATGCCAGCGCCCTGCTCTGCAACGCGGGCAAGGTGCTCGGCGACGAGTGGTTCGTCTTCTACAACAACCTCAAGAGCCCCGACGGCTCCGTGGAGCACACCGGGGACAACCTCACCGGTGAAGGAGAGGGCGACGACGAGTCGCTCCTGATCGACCTCTCCAAGGTGCCCGCCAACTGCGACAAGATCATCTTCCCCGTCTCGATCCATGACGCGGACAACCGCGGTCAGACGTTCGGGCAGGTCAGCAACGCGTTCATCCGTGTGGCCAACCAGGCCGACGGTCAGGAGCTCGCGCGCTACGACCTCTCCGAGGACGCCTCCACGGAGACCGCGATGATCTTCGGCGAGGTGTATCGCTACGGGGGAGAGTGGAAGTTCCGTGCGGTGGGGCAGGGGTACGCGTCGGGTCTGCGGGGAATCGCTCTAGACTTCGGCGTCAACGTTTCGTAA
- a CDS encoding TerD family protein, whose amino-acid sequence MGVSLSKGGNVSLSKEAPGLTAVLVGLGWDVRTTTGTDFDLDASAILTNAEGKVSSDQNFVFFNNLKSPDGSVEHTGDNTTGEGEGDDEAIKVDLAAVPADVEKIVFPVSIYDAENRQQSFGQVRNAFIRVVNQAGGAEIARYDLSEDASTETAMVFGELYRHGAEWKFRAVGQGYASGLRGIAQDFGVNV is encoded by the coding sequence GTGGGAGTCAGCCTCAGCAAGGGCGGCAACGTATCTCTGAGCAAGGAGGCGCCGGGCCTGACCGCAGTCCTGGTCGGCCTCGGCTGGGACGTGCGGACGACCACCGGCACCGACTTCGACCTCGATGCCAGCGCGATCCTGACGAACGCGGAGGGCAAGGTCAGCAGTGACCAGAACTTCGTGTTCTTCAACAACCTGAAGAGCCCCGACGGCTCCGTCGAGCACACCGGTGACAACACCACCGGTGAGGGCGAGGGCGACGACGAGGCGATCAAGGTCGACCTGGCGGCGGTCCCTGCCGACGTCGAGAAGATCGTGTTCCCTGTGTCGATCTACGACGCCGAGAACCGCCAGCAGTCGTTCGGCCAGGTGCGCAACGCGTTCATCCGCGTCGTGAACCAGGCGGGCGGCGCGGAGATCGCCCGTTACGACCTCTCCGAGGACGCCTCGACGGAGACCGCCATGGTCTTCGGCGAGCTGTACCGGCACGGCGCCGAGTGGAAGTTCCGCGCGGTCGGCCAGGGCTACGCCTCGGGCCTGCGCGGCATCGCGCAGGACTTCGGCGTCAACGTCTGA
- a CDS encoding peroxiredoxin, producing MELAGIATGTKAPEFELKDNHGRSVKLSDFRGEKNVVLLFYPFAFTGVCTGELCALRDELPKFVNDDTQLLAVSNDSIHTLRVFAEQEGLEYPLVSDFWPHGEVSRAYGVFDEEKGCAVRGTFIIDKEGIVRWTVVNALPDARDLNEYVKALGSL from the coding sequence ATGGAGCTCGCTGGAATTGCGACCGGCACCAAGGCGCCGGAATTCGAGCTGAAGGACAACCACGGCCGGTCCGTGAAGCTCTCCGACTTCCGCGGCGAGAAGAACGTGGTGCTGCTCTTCTACCCGTTCGCGTTCACCGGCGTGTGCACCGGCGAGCTCTGCGCGCTCCGCGACGAGCTGCCGAAGTTCGTCAACGACGACACCCAGCTGCTCGCCGTGTCCAACGACTCCATCCACACCCTGCGCGTCTTCGCCGAGCAGGAGGGCCTGGAGTACCCGTTGGTCTCCGACTTCTGGCCGCACGGCGAGGTCTCGCGCGCGTACGGCGTCTTCGACGAGGAGAAGGGCTGCGCGGTGCGCGGCACCTTCATCATCGACAAGGAGGGCATCGTGCGCTGGACCGTCGTCAACGCCCTGCCCGACGCCCGTGACCTGAACGAGTACGTCAAGGCGCTCGGCAGCCTGTGA